The Streptomyces sp. NBC_00576 genome contains the following window.
GGTGAACCACAGCGGCTGCGCCGCGTACGCGGGCACGTCCACGGAGTCCCGCTCCTCCAGCGGGTCGCCCACCACGTCGGGGTTGCGGTCGCCGGAGACCTCCTTGCCGGAGCTGACCTGGTCGATGGTGGCGGACCAGTCGACCTCGCTCTTGGACCGCTGCACAGGCACGTACTTGACGAACCGGACCTGGGTGCCGGCACCGGACAGCTTCGCGCCGCCGGGGCCGGTGAGGTCGCCGACCACGGCCCTGACGTCGTCGAGGGGGTGGCCGGAAGCGATCGCCAACTGCGCCGAGACCTGCTCGTTGCGGACGGCGGCGAGCCTCAGCTCCTTGGTGTCCTTGCCCTGGATGGCGGTCATCGGATAGCGCGGGACCCGCTCCTCCGCGGAACCGGCGAAGGAGCCGGTGGGGACCCAGGTGATCGTGTCCCTGGTGCCCATGGCGTCGGCGACCTTGACGGTCAGCCAGGTGGTGGTGGCCTTGGAGTTGAGGTCGGTGCCGGTGGTCGTCGTACCCGTGACCGCGATCGCGGTGGTGCTCGCGGCCACGACCACGCCCGCGACGAAGCCGGCGACAGCTGAGGACGTACGTGCCATGGGGCTGGGGTCCCTCTCTTGGGGATCAGTGGCGCCTGCGATGTCAGGAGGTGACGGAGAATCCGCTGAACACGGCTTCGATGTTCTCGCCGGGGTAGTTCACGTTGGCCGCACTGGCGACCATCCCGGCGTCGCCGGTGCCGGTGGCCGACGGCACCTGGGCGGTGCCGACCTGCGACCAGGTCTCGCCGTCCTTACTGGCGTACGCGGTGTAGGTGGCGCCGTCGCGGGTCAGCCTGAGATACGCCGGGTGGTAGGTGGAGCCACCGCCCGCCCAGGTGTCGAGCCTTCCGTCGCCGTCGCTGTCGGTCATGAACTCCAGGCCGTAACTCTGGGTCATGACCAGCACCGCGTAGCCGCCCTTCTCGGGAGCCGTGAGGTCGTTGGCGAGGGCGACGCCGGCCTTGCCGACCGGTGAGGCGCTGCTCTGGGAGACCAACTGGGCCTGCACGGTAGCTTTTTCGCCTGCCGCGTCGTCGCGGTAGATGAGGCCCTTCTCGTCCTTCCAGCCGGACAGGTCCTGGCCGCCCGCCCAGATGGCGAACTGGTCGCCGGCCTGGGCGTATTGGGAGTCCCCGGAGGTGGTGTCGGCCGTCAAGTACGGCGCTTGCACGCTGCCCGGGGCGGCCTTCACCTGCGCCTGCACGGTGTCGGACACCTTTGTGGCCTTGTTGTACGTGGCGGTGCCGGTGAGGTCGTGGCTGCCCCAGCGGGCGTCGACGGCCGGGGTCACCGTCCAGGTGGTGGTGAGGGTGGCGCCGTTCCTGAGGGACTTCGCGGCGGTCGGGCCGGTCGCCCTGGCGCTCCAGCCGGCGGGCAGATCCAGCGCGGCCTTGGCGTTCTTGAGGGTCCGCGTGCCCCAGTTGGTCACCTCGGTCGTCACCTCGAACGGGGTGCCGGCGTCGGTTGACGGGGCGTCCGGGGTGATCAGGACGGCGGCGGCCGGAGCGTCGTCGCGCTTGAGCGCCTTGACGGCCTTGGCAGCGCCCTTGGCCTTCAGGTTCACGAAGGCCGGGGTGACGCCGAGCGGTGCCGCGTACCCCTTGAGGGTCCTGGGGCCGCGGATCACGGTGCCCTGGTTGACGTCGTACCAGGTGCCCGGCGGGAGATGGACTGAGCGGGTGGCGCCGGTGCTCAGCTTCGGCGCTGCCAGCACGGCCGGGCCGAGCATCCACTCGTCGGTGACCGTGTAACTCGCCTCGTCCTTCGGGAAGTCGAAGAACAACGGCCGCATGATCGGATCGCCGGTCTTCAGGGTGCTCTGCACCTGGTCCCAGATGTACGGGGCGAGCTTCTCGTGCGTTTTGATCGCCTGCCGGTAGAGGTCGACCGTCTCCTGGTCGTAGTCCACCTTCTGGCCGGTGGTGGTGTCGAAGGTGTCGACCGGGGACGTAGAGGCGTACATCAGCGGCATCAGCGAGGCGGACTGCGCCCACCGCACCAGCACGTCCTTCGAGGGGGCGGGCTGGCCGCCGGAGCCGCCGATCATGTCGGACTCGACGAACGGGTAGCCGATGGTGGAGATGGCCAGGTTCTGGGTGGCGGAGGCGCGCAGGGAGTCCCAACCGGTGCCCTTGTCGACCTGACGGGTGACGAAGCCGGCCTCGTGGGCCGTCCGGTTCCAGTGCACCCGGATGCCTGCGCCCTGGAGGTCGAACTCGTCGGCGAGCTGCGTGCCGAGCTTCTGGTAGTCCGTGGCCTGGTGGCCCTCGCGTGGTGCGCACTTCTCGTCGAAGAAGCGGGTGTCGAACTTCAGGCCGTCGATGTCGTACGTGTCCATCAGCGTTTTGAGGTTGCCCTCGTACCAGGCCTTGGCGTCGGGGTTCGCCAGGTCGATGATCCCGGCCTGGCCGTTCCACCAGGTCACTTCACACGGCTTGGCGGTGTTGTCGGCGTCCATGAGCAGATAGCCGTGGTCGACCGCGTACTGGTAGTTGTCGGAGTCCAGGTTGATCCAGAGGGTGACCCAGATACCGAAGTCGAACCCCATGTCGTGGATCTTCTTGGAGAGGCCCTTGGGATCGGGGAAGGTCTTGGGATCCCAGGTCAGATTGCCGTAGTTCGACTCCCACTTGTCGTCGAGCTGGATGGTGTGCCCGTCCAGACCGTTGTGGTGGAGGTCGGTGGCGTAGTCGAGCAGCTTCTCCTGGTCGACCTTGGTGTAGAACTGCGCCCAGGAATTCCACAGCGGCTTGGCAAACTGCTCGTACGGGGCGTCACTCTTGAGCGGTTTACCGACGATGCCGATGTAGTCGCGGTAGACCGCCAGCGGCGTCGACTCGACGAACACGGTGGCCTTGTAGGTGTCGGGCGAGCCCACGGTGAACGTGCCGAGGCCGTCCTTGCCCTTGTTGAGAGCCACGTCCATGACGTTGCCGGTGTCCACGCGCAGACCGGTCGACTTCGAGGTGTACCAGAACGGGTCGATCATGTTGTACGACGCCGGACCGAAGGACTTGTGGTCGACCTCGCCGGCGTCGAGCGGCCAGGGCTGGTTGACACCGGGACCGCCCTGCGGGGTCTCCGCCTCACCGTGGCCGTACCAGTGGCCGGCCGACGACAGGTCGTAGGCGAGGCCCAGTTGCTTCGGTGCGCCGCCGCGTACGTCCCAGTCCAGCTGGTAGCGGTCGGCGGCGGGGGTGATCCGGGCCTCCACCGTGGCGCCGGCCAGCGTGCTGGCGGCGGTGACGGTCAGGACGCCGTTCTGCCACGTCCAGCCGGTGACGCCGGTCGCGTGCTGCCACGTGCCGTCGGCCGCGGTGAAGCGCAGGGCTCCGGTGTCGCCAGAGGCGGAGGCGGTGGCGAGCACGATCTTGCCGGCGCGGCGCGTGGTCAGGGCGAGTTCGTCGGTGGCCACGTCGAGGGTGTAGCCGGGGGCGCCTGCCGAGGCCGGCACGGAGACCGTGACGGCGTCCGTGGCGCGGGTCACCTTCGGCCCGCCAGCGGTGGCGGTGGCGGTCGCGGTTGGGCGGGCGGCGGCTGCTGCCGCGGTAGAGCCGGTGACGGGCGCCATCAGCATGGCGGCGGTCAGGGCGGCAGCGAGTAACAGACCGGCGGGACTGCTCAGTCGGGCGTGCACTCGTGTCCTCCAGTCGGACAGGACGGTGACGGTGACTCAGGAGCTGCGGTGCGTGGTGCAGGTGGCGTGCGGAGTGCGGAGTGCCCGGTCGCGGAAAAGCGTGGTGCTCGGGGCGCTTGCAATCTGCTTGATGCTGCGTGTTGATGCAAGATTTGAAGCGATTTCGCTCATGTTCTTGCGTAAGCCACCACCTGTCAACATGCGGGACGCAAGACTCCCCGAGGGCCCTGAGGGCCCTCGGGGAGCGGTTGTTGTCCCTGGTGACAGTTGGTCCGGGGGTCGGCTGAGAGACCTCGACGGGCCCGGAAACCGTTCATAACGGGCGGGTAAATTCTGCCCGAGGGTCAGGCGCGGATGACTTCCACGCCGACCGCCGTGAACGACTTGGTCAGCTCGTCCGAGGCGGCCTTGTCGGTCACCAGGACGTCGATGTCCTCCACCGGGCAGATGCGGGCGAAGGTCCGCCGGCCCAGCTTGGTGGAGTCGGCGACCGCGACGACCTGCTGCGCGCGGCGGGCCAGTGCCCGGTTGATGCTGGCCTCGCCCTCGTGGTGCGCGGTCGCCCCGTGGGTCACGTCGATGGCGTCCACCCCGATGAAGACCTGGTCCAGTGCGATCTCCGCGAGCAGTTCGGTTGCCAGCGGCCCGATCAGCTCGTAGGACGCAGGCCGGGCCACCCCGCCGGTGACCACGAGTTTGACGTGGCGCCGTACGACCAGTTCGTTTGCGATGTTCAGGGCGTTGGTCACCACGGTGACCGCTGTCTCCCCGCCGCCGGAACTCAGGTCGGCGCGAGTGGCCAGTGCCCGCGCCACTTCGGTGGTCGTGGTGCCGCCGTTCAGCCCGACCACGGCGCCGGCCTTCACCAGTCCGGCGGCCGCGTGCGCGATCCGCTCCTTCTCCGGAGCGTTGCGCGCGGCCTTGTAGCGCAGCGGCAGGTCGTAGGCGACCGCGTTGAGCGCGGCTCCGCCGTGCGTGCGGGTGACCATCTGCTGGCGGGCCAGCTCGTCGAGGTCGCGCCTGATCGTCGCGGCGGAGACCCGCAACTCTTCGGCAGCCGCCTCGACTTCGATCCGGCCGTCGCGCGTCAGCATTTCCAGCAGCGCGCTCCACCGGACCTGCGGTGCCGCCATCTCTCACAACTCTCTGTCGGTGGTGTGCGCCACAGAGTGCGCATCTCCATGAAACCACAGCGCTTGATTGGGTTTTTTTGGTCGCGAAACGAGCAAAAGCGCGCACTCTCCCCGCAAGCCCTGGCGGCTGATCCCGAGGCATGTGATGCCCGCCCTCTATCCGCTAACATAGAATAATTAGATAGATGAATAGGCTAGTGCTGGCGAGGAGTGGCCATGGACTTCGGGCTGAGTGACGAGCAGGACCTGTTGCGCGCGACGGCACGGCAGTTCGTCGCCGACGTCTGTCCGGCCGAGAAGGCCAAGCTGTGGGACGAGCAGAGCGTCGTACCGCCCGAACTGTTTCGCGGGATGGCCGACCTGGGATGGTTCTCGCTGCCGTTCAGCGAGGACGAGGGCGGCGACGGCGGCGGACCGCTCGAACTCGTCCTCATCGCCGAGGAACTGGGACGGGCCAGTTTCGACGTCGCCATGTGCTACATCGGGGTGCTCATCCCCGGGATCACGGTGTTCCGCTGGGGCAGCGAGGCGCAGCGCGACTTCATCCGGGACCAGGTGATGACGGGGCGCCACCGGCTCGCCGTCGGCCTCAGCGAGCCGGACAGCGGATCCGACGCCGCGGCGCTGCGAACCACCGCCGAGGACCACGGGGACCACTTCCTCGTCCGCGGCCAGAAGGCGTGGTGCACGGGCGGCGGACTGCCCGACACGACCATCGCCACCTATGTGCGCACAGGGCCGCGCGAGCCCAAGCACGGCGGCATCAGCCTGCTGCTCGTCGATCCCGCGACCGAGGGCGTCGAGGTGCGCCGGACGCCGACACTGGCCCGGCACATCCTGGGCACCAACGAGGTGTTCTTCAACGACGCCCTGGTGGCGAAGGAAAACCTCGTGGGCCCGCGCGACGAGGGCTGGAAGGTGATGCTCTCCAACATCGAACTGGAGAAGGTGATCATCAGCGGCGGCTATCTGGGAGCCGCTCAGGCCACGCTCGACGAGATGCTCGAATACTCCCGCACCCGGCACGCCTTCGGCCGTCCGGTCGGCAACTTCCAGGCACTCGCCCACGCCATGGCCGACCTGCAGACGGAGATCGACTCCGCCCGGCTGCTCGCCTATCGCGCCGCCTGGCTGCTCGCCCAGGGCAAGCCGTGCACGCGGGAGGGCTCGATGGCGAAGCTCAAGGGGTCGGAGACGTACGTGGCCGCCGCCCGGCTCGGGATGCAGGTCTGCGCGGGGCACGGCTTCTCGACCGAGAGTGTGATGAGCTTCCGCTACCGCGAGTCGATCGTGGCCACGATCTCCGGGGGGACCAGCCAGATCCAGCGCAACGGGATCGCGCGAAGCATGGGGCTGCGGTCCTACTGACCTTCGGTTCCTCATTACTTGCCTTCGGTGTCCCCGACCTGACCAGCCAGCCACTTCGCGTGCCGCGCGTAGTGGCTCTGGTCGCGGGTCACCCAGATTCCGGAGGCACGGGCCAATACGGCCCCGCCCGGCGAGAGGGTCATCTCGCCCGTGATGTACCAGCGCGAGCCTTCCCGCCGGTCGGCCCACACCCGTAGCTCCAGCGGCCGTTCCACCGGCACCGGCTTCAGGAAGCTCACCGTCAGTTCGGCCGTCACGCTCATCACGCCGTGCAGCAGCGGGAGATGGCCGAGGCAGTCGTCCAGGACGGCCGCCGTCCAGCCGCCGTGCGCGACGTCGGGCCCGCCCTCGTGGGAGCGCGGGCAGCTCAGCTCGAACCACGCCACGCCGTCTTCGCCGAGCCGTTCGCGCTCCACCCCCAGTCGGCAGGCCCCGAGGACGCGGCACCCACCGCAGAGGGTCACGCCCCCGGCGGTTCGGGGCGGCTCCGGCATTCCGGTGCCCGCCCAGTGCCCGTTCGGTGCCGTCACTCCGGTCTCGCCGGTTCCCGCAGTCGACATGATGTGCTCCTCGGAATCTGTGGAATCTGTTCAGACGTCGGCGAGCAGCGGACGCAACTTCCCCGCGATCAGCTGCACTTGGCGGGCGATCATCTCCTCGGGCATGCCGGCCAGGGACGCCCACAGGAACACGCCCTCGACGGGTAGCCCGCTCACGTACTTCCTGATGGCGTCCGCGACGCTCTGTGGGGTGCCGTAGAGGAACTGGCCGACGCCGGTCGCTTCCAGACCGCGCTCCCGCCACTTCTCGGGGTCGATCGGGCGGGGCGCCGGCTGGTCCGTGCCCTCCACCATGTATCGGCGGTAGCTGTCCCACTGGTACGACAGATGCTTGCGGACCACCGGCCAGTCGCCGTCCGGGTCCTCGGTGACGAACGTGGTGAACGAGCCCTGCATCCGGGCCGTCGACGCGTCGTACCCGCTCTCGGCGAGGCCCTCGCGGTACGGATCGAGGAGCGCGGGGTTGAGCGACAGCAGTCCGGTGCCGAGCCGCCCTGCCCGCCGGGCGCCCTGCGGCCCCTGGTAGCCGAGCCAGATCGGCAGCGGGTCCTGGACCGGGCCCGGGGTGACCAGGGACTCCGCCCACAGGCCCCGGATCTCCCGTACCCGCTGGTCGGTGGTGGAGTAGCGCCTGGTGAGGTCGCCGCCGTACAGCTGGTACTCCGGGACCCGGTAGCCGGTGCCGAGACCCAGGTCGAGCCGGCCGTCGCTGATGATGTCCACGATCGCGGCCTGTTCGGCGATCTCGGGGGCCGCGTGCAGCGGTGCGGGGATGACAGCCGTACCCAGACGCACCCGGCGGGTGCGGGCCGCGACCGCGGCGGCCATGGTGAGCGGCTGGGGGAGATAGCCGTCCTCGAAGCCGTGGTGTTCGGAGAACCAGACCGAGTCGAGGCCCAGCCGGTCCGCCTCCTCGCACATCTCCAGGGTGAAGCCGTACAGCCGCGACCAACTCTGCCGCCACGGCGGGGGATTGCGCAGGTCGAAGTAGATGCCGACTCTCACGAGCGGCCACCTCCCTTGGTGTTGTCGGTCAGTCGGACCGTCGCGTGGGCGACGGCCACTCCGTCCCCCGGCGGCAGCAGCCGTACCGGGCGAAGTTCCAGCGCCTCGATCTCGGGCAGGTCCTCGACCATCGCGGAGATCCGCAGGACGGTCTCCTCCAGCGCCGCCAGATCCACTCCCCGGCCGCCCGCCCGGCCGTCCAGCAGCGGGGCCGCCCGCAACGAGCGGACCATCTCCCGGGCATCGCGGTCGCTGAGCGGGGTGACGCGGTGCGCGACGTCCGCCATGAGGTCGGCGTAGTCCCCGGTGAGACCGAAGGCGATCACCGGGCCGAAGACCGGGTCGGCGCGGACGGAGAGGAACGCGTCCGGGCCGGTGTGCGAATCGGTGTGCGGGTCGGGGTCGTGTACGGCGATTCCGTACGACGCCAGGAGTTCGGCGGCGACCGCTGCCGGGACCGGGCCGGGAGCGCCGGCGGCGATCAGCGACCGGGCGCGCTCGGTGTCGATACCCGCGAGGTCCGGTACGACGCCCGCGGGGGTGCTGCGCCAGGCCTGGTACGCCGCCGCGTGTCCGAGCGAGACGGCTGCCGCCTCGGGGAACGTGTACGTCGGCACCACCAGCTCGCCCCGGTGCAGGAGATCGGCGACGCCCGCGCCGCCCAGGAAACTGGCCAGCACCGGTTTGTCGGGCCGGGCCGCGGCAGCGTCGAGGATCGCCGACGCCACCTCGTCGGGCTTGTCGGCCAGCGGCGGCATGAACAGGACGACGGCCGCGTCGATCTCGTCGTCGGCCAGGACGGCGTCCAGGGCCTGCCGGTAGTGCGCGGCGGTGGCCGTCGGGGTCAGGTCGACCGGGTTGGCGACGTCCGCGCGCGGTGCCAGCGCCGTACGGAGCGTCTGCCGTGTGCGCTCACCGAGTACCGGTACGCACAGTCCGCTCGCCGCGCACGCCCCGACCGTCAGCGCGGCGGGGCCGCCCGCGTTGGTGATCACCGCGACCCGGTTGCCGGGCGGGGGCGGCTGGTGGGCGAGCAGCAGGGCGACGTCGAAGAGTTCCTGGAGACCGCGGGTGCGGATCACGCCGGACTGGGCGAACAGCGAGCTCACCGCCGAGTCCGCGTGGCCCGGGTGGACGGCGACGATCGGTTTGCGCGGGGCGATCCGGCGGGCGACGCGGGCGAACCGGCGCGGATTGCCGAAGGTCTCCACGTGCAGCAGGATCACCGAGGTCCCCGGGTCCTCCTCCCACCACTGCAACAGGTCGTTGGTGGACACATCCACGGCGTGGCCCACCGAAACGAAGCCGGAGAAGCCGAGCCGCAGCCGCTTGGCGAAGTCGAGCACCGCGAGCCCGAGCGGCCCCGACTGGCTGGACATCGCCACCCGGCCGGGCATCGGCAGGGCGGGCGAGAAGGTCGCGGCCAGCCGCGCGGCGGGCGTCGTGTTGACCACGCCCATACAGTTCGGGCCCACCAGCCGCATCCCGGAGGCACGGGCGAACCGAGCCAGCTCCAACTCGGTCGCCCGCCCCTCGACTCCGGTCTCGCCGAAGCCGGTAGACACGACGACCACCGCTTTGACGCCGGCGTCCGCACACTCCCGTACGACCTCGGGCACCGCCCCGGCCCGTACGGCCACCAGCGCCAGGTCCGGCGACTCGGGAAGGTCCCGGACGCTCGCGTACGCCCGCATCCCGGCGATCTGTTCCGCCCGCGGGTTGACCGGGAACATGCTGCCGCCGAAGCCGCCCCGCAGCAGGTTGGCCACGATCTCGTGACCGATCGTCAGGGGGTCGCGGTTGGCGCCGATCACGGCGACCGACCGCGGTTCGAGCAGGGGCTTGAGTGACCTCCGTACGGCTGTGTGCTCGCGGCGCTCGGCCCGGGCGACGGCCTGGGCCTGCGGGTCGATGGCGATCTCGAAGTGGATGATCTGACCGGGCGGCCCGGCCTCGATCCGGTAGCCGGAGCCGAGGAACACATTGATCATCCGGGTGTTGTCGGCGAGCACGTCGGCCTCCAGCACCCGGATGCCCCGGGCGCGGGCGGCAGCGGCGATGTGCTCCAGGAGCAGCCGGCCGAAGCCTTCGCTCTGGTGGTCGTCCCGGATGGTGAACGTGACCTCGGCGTGCTCCGGTTCCTCCGGGTCGCGGAGGTAGCGCACCAGACCGGCGATCTCGTCACCGGCCAGCGCGACGAGCGCCAGCTCGTTGAGGTAGTCCACGTGCGCGCCGCGCCGGATGACGTCGTCGCGGGCCCGGACCACCGGGCCGAGCGAGCGGTAGGCCAGGGTGGCCCGGGACAGACCGCCGACGAACGCCACCAGACGGTCGGCGTCCGCGGGCCGGATGGGCCGGACGAAGGTCGACCGGCCGGTCCTGACGAGTCCGGGCCGTTCCAGGTCCTCGGGGTACGGGGGAGTGGTCACCGGAGTTCCGCCGTCGGGGCCGCTCAGACGGCCGCCTCCTGGGGAGTCTGCTCCGGCAGGTTGAAGAGTTCGTTGAAGGTGCCGCGAGTGACGCGGTCGCGGATTTCGTCGGACACACCGTCGAACAGCTCGTGGAGCGTGGCCTGGGTGTGGCCGTAGGTGCCCTCCAGGTGGGGGTAGTCGTCGCCCCACATCACGTTCCGGTAGCCGGTCGACTCGACGATCTCCACCGAGCTCTTGTCGTGCTGGAAGGACGCGTAGACCTGCTGCCTGATGATCTCGCTGGGCAGCCGGCTCAGCTTCGGCCGCACGAACATGCCGTGCTGGCGGTAGGCCTCGTCCATCCGGTCGCCGATGGCCGGCACCCAGCCCGCACCGCCTTCCGCGATGAGGATCTTCAGGTCCGGGTGACGGTCCAGGGCGCCGCCCGCGACCATGTGGGACACCACGCGCATCCCCGGGTAGGTCGTCTCCATGTAGTTGACGACCGCGCCGCCGGGCCCGCGGAACACGACGTTCTGACCGCCCGTGCCGATGTGGAAGCCGAGCACCATGCCCGCCCGCTCGGCCGCCGTCCACAGCGGCTCCCAGCGGTCGAGCGCGTACTCCTCGCCCTCCCGTGTCGAACACGGCAGGAAGACCGTCTTGAAGCCCAGCTCCGCCGCCCGCTCCAGCTCGGCGACCGCGTCGCCGATGTCGGCCGTCGAGACGCACGCGGTGGTGATGACACGCTTGTTCTTGCTGAGGATCTCCTCGTGCGCCCAGTCGTTCCAGGCCCGGACGGTCTCCCGGGCGAGCTCGCGGTCGGTGATCGAAACGAGCCAGAACCCCATGGAGGGGAAGGCCAGTTGGGACCAGACGCCCTCCTGGTCGAGGTCCTTGAGACGGACCTTCAGATCCCACGCGCCCGGCGGACGCATGGCGTCCATGAAGTCACCGAGCTGGCGGTCGATGCGCTCGCCGTCTATGTAGAGCATCTCGTACTTCTCGCCGCGCTCGCTGCGCGGGGCGCGGTCGCCGAGCCGTGCGGGCAGCCGCTCGGTCCACACGTCGGCGGGCTCCATCACGTGGGAGTCGCCCGAGTTGACCCAGATCTTCGACATGACGCCCCTTCGGGGTAATGGATGCAATCAGTTAGCGATTTTAGTTGTATGGACGGTCGAAGGGAAGGCCGGGCGGGCGGGAGATCAGCTCCGGCGTCGCTCGATCTCCTCCACCAGCTGGGGCAGGACCGCGAAGAGGTCCCCGACGACGCCGTGGTCGGCGAGCTCGAAGATGGGGGCGTCGGGGTCCTTGTTGACGGCCACGATGGTCCTGGACGTCTGCATGCCCGCCCGGTGCTGGATCGCGCCGGAGATACCGGCGGCGAGGTAGAGCTGCGGGGAGACCTGCGTGCCCGTCTGGCCGACCTGATGACTGTGCGGGTACCAGCCCGCGTCCACGGCGGCACGGGACGCCCCGACGGCCCCGCCCAGGGCGTCGGCGACCCGCTCGACGAGGGCGAAGTTCTCGGCCCCGTTGACGCCCCGGCCACCGGAGACCACGATGTCCGCCTCGGTCAGCTCGGGACGGTCACCGCGCTCGCGCGGGGTGCGGGAGAGGACCCGGACGCCGGCGGAGGCCGGACCGAAGGCGATGTCCTGCTTCTCGACGACGGGGTCCGTCGGGGCGGGTTCGGGGGCGGCGGCGTTCGGCTTGACCGTGATCACCGGCACGTCTCGGGTGACGTGCGCGGTGACCTGGTGCGTCGCCGCGAACGCCGACTGCTCGGTCACCGGTCCGTCCGGCCCGGCGGTGACGTCGACGGCGTCGGTGATCAGCCCGGAGCCGAGCCGGAGCGCGACCCGCGCGGCGATCTCCTTGCCGTCCGGTCCGGACGGCAGCAGGATCGCCGCCGGACCGGTGCGCTCGGCGATCTGCGTGAGGGCGTCGACGGCCGGGGTGACGAGGTACTCGTCGATCTCCGGGGCGTCCACGACGTAGATCTTCTGTGCGCCGTACCGGCCGAGGGC
Protein-coding sequences here:
- a CDS encoding PaaI family thioesterase, with the translated sequence MSTAGTGETGVTAPNGHWAGTGMPEPPRTAGGVTLCGGCRVLGACRLGVERERLGEDGVAWFELSCPRSHEGGPDVAHGGWTAAVLDDCLGHLPLLHGVMSVTAELTVSFLKPVPVERPLELRVWADRREGSRWYITGEMTLSPGGAVLARASGIWVTRDQSHYARHAKWLAGQVGDTEGK
- a CDS encoding TIM-barrel domain-containing protein; translation: MLMAPVTGSTAAAAAARPTATATATAGGPKVTRATDAVTVSVPASAGAPGYTLDVATDELALTTRRAGKIVLATASASGDTGALRFTAADGTWQHATGVTGWTWQNGVLTVTAASTLAGATVEARITPAADRYQLDWDVRGGAPKQLGLAYDLSSAGHWYGHGEAETPQGGPGVNQPWPLDAGEVDHKSFGPASYNMIDPFWYTSKSTGLRVDTGNVMDVALNKGKDGLGTFTVGSPDTYKATVFVESTPLAVYRDYIGIVGKPLKSDAPYEQFAKPLWNSWAQFYTKVDQEKLLDYATDLHHNGLDGHTIQLDDKWESNYGNLTWDPKTFPDPKGLSKKIHDMGFDFGIWVTLWINLDSDNYQYAVDHGYLLMDADNTAKPCEVTWWNGQAGIIDLANPDAKAWYEGNLKTLMDTYDIDGLKFDTRFFDEKCAPREGHQATDYQKLGTQLADEFDLQGAGIRVHWNRTAHEAGFVTRQVDKGTGWDSLRASATQNLAISTIGYPFVESDMIGGSGGQPAPSKDVLVRWAQSASLMPLMYASTSPVDTFDTTTGQKVDYDQETVDLYRQAIKTHEKLAPYIWDQVQSTLKTGDPIMRPLFFDFPKDEASYTVTDEWMLGPAVLAAPKLSTGATRSVHLPPGTWYDVNQGTVIRGPRTLKGYAAPLGVTPAFVNLKAKGAAKAVKALKRDDAPAAAVLITPDAPSTDAGTPFEVTTEVTNWGTRTLKNAKAALDLPAGWSARATGPTAAKSLRNGATLTTTWTVTPAVDARWGSHDLTGTATYNKATKVSDTVQAQVKAAPGSVQAPYLTADTTSGDSQYAQAGDQFAIWAGGQDLSGWKDEKGLIYRDDAAGEKATVQAQLVSQSSASPVGKAGVALANDLTAPEKGGYAVLVMTQSYGLEFMTDSDGDGRLDTWAGGGSTYHPAYLRLTRDGATYTAYASKDGETWSQVGTAQVPSATGTGDAGMVASAANVNYPGENIEAVFSGFSVTS
- a CDS encoding bifunctional acetate--CoA ligase family protein/GNAT family N-acetyltransferase is translated as MTTPPYPEDLERPGLVRTGRSTFVRPIRPADADRLVAFVGGLSRATLAYRSLGPVVRARDDVIRRGAHVDYLNELALVALAGDEIAGLVRYLRDPEEPEHAEVTFTIRDDHQSEGFGRLLLEHIAAAARARGIRVLEADVLADNTRMINVFLGSGYRIEAGPPGQIIHFEIAIDPQAQAVARAERREHTAVRRSLKPLLEPRSVAVIGANRDPLTIGHEIVANLLRGGFGGSMFPVNPRAEQIAGMRAYASVRDLPESPDLALVAVRAGAVPEVVRECADAGVKAVVVVSTGFGETGVEGRATELELARFARASGMRLVGPNCMGVVNTTPAARLAATFSPALPMPGRVAMSSQSGPLGLAVLDFAKRLRLGFSGFVSVGHAVDVSTNDLLQWWEEDPGTSVILLHVETFGNPRRFARVARRIAPRKPIVAVHPGHADSAVSSLFAQSGVIRTRGLQELFDVALLLAHQPPPPGNRVAVITNAGGPAALTVGACAASGLCVPVLGERTRQTLRTALAPRADVANPVDLTPTATAAHYRQALDAVLADDEIDAAVVLFMPPLADKPDEVASAILDAAAARPDKPVLASFLGGAGVADLLHRGELVVPTYTFPEAAAVSLGHAAAYQAWRSTPAGVVPDLAGIDTERARSLIAAGAPGPVPAAVAAELLASYGIAVHDPDPHTDSHTGPDAFLSVRADPVFGPVIAFGLTGDYADLMADVAHRVTPLSDRDAREMVRSLRAAPLLDGRAGGRGVDLAALEETVLRISAMVEDLPEIEALELRPVRLLPPGDGVAVAHATVRLTDNTKGGGRS
- a CDS encoding amidohydrolase family protein produces the protein MSKIWVNSGDSHVMEPADVWTERLPARLGDRAPRSERGEKYEMLYIDGERIDRQLGDFMDAMRPPGAWDLKVRLKDLDQEGVWSQLAFPSMGFWLVSITDRELARETVRAWNDWAHEEILSKNKRVITTACVSTADIGDAVAELERAAELGFKTVFLPCSTREGEEYALDRWEPLWTAAERAGMVLGFHIGTGGQNVVFRGPGGAVVNYMETTYPGMRVVSHMVAGGALDRHPDLKILIAEGGAGWVPAIGDRMDEAYRQHGMFVRPKLSRLPSEIIRQQVYASFQHDKSSVEIVESTGYRNVMWGDDYPHLEGTYGHTQATLHELFDGVSDEIRDRVTRGTFNELFNLPEQTPQEAAV
- a CDS encoding DeoR/GlpR family DNA-binding transcription regulator; its protein translation is MAAPQVRWSALLEMLTRDGRIEVEAAAEELRVSAATIRRDLDELARQQMVTRTHGGAALNAVAYDLPLRYKAARNAPEKERIAHAAAGLVKAGAVVGLNGGTTTTEVARALATRADLSSGGGETAVTVVTNALNIANELVVRRHVKLVVTGGVARPASYELIGPLATELLAEIALDQVFIGVDAIDVTHGATAHHEGEASINRALARRAQQVVAVADSTKLGRRTFARICPVEDIDVLVTDKAASDELTKSFTAVGVEVIRA
- a CDS encoding acyl-CoA dehydrogenase family protein: MDFGLSDEQDLLRATARQFVADVCPAEKAKLWDEQSVVPPELFRGMADLGWFSLPFSEDEGGDGGGPLELVLIAEELGRASFDVAMCYIGVLIPGITVFRWGSEAQRDFIRDQVMTGRHRLAVGLSEPDSGSDAAALRTTAEDHGDHFLVRGQKAWCTGGGLPDTTIATYVRTGPREPKHGGISLLLVDPATEGVEVRRTPTLARHILGTNEVFFNDALVAKENLVGPRDEGWKVMLSNIELEKVIISGGYLGAAQATLDEMLEYSRTRHAFGRPVGNFQALAHAMADLQTEIDSARLLAYRAAWLLAQGKPCTREGSMAKLKGSETYVAAARLGMQVCAGHGFSTESVMSFRYRESIVATISGGTSQIQRNGIARSMGLRSY
- a CDS encoding LLM class flavin-dependent oxidoreductase → MRVGIYFDLRNPPPWRQSWSRLYGFTLEMCEEADRLGLDSVWFSEHHGFEDGYLPQPLTMAAAVAARTRRVRLGTAVIPAPLHAAPEIAEQAAIVDIISDGRLDLGLGTGYRVPEYQLYGGDLTRRYSTTDQRVREIRGLWAESLVTPGPVQDPLPIWLGYQGPQGARRAGRLGTGLLSLNPALLDPYREGLAESGYDASTARMQGSFTTFVTEDPDGDWPVVRKHLSYQWDSYRRYMVEGTDQPAPRPIDPEKWRERGLEATGVGQFLYGTPQSVADAIRKYVSGLPVEGVFLWASLAGMPEEMIARQVQLIAGKLRPLLADV